The following coding sequences lie in one Streptococcus suis genomic window:
- the mvk gene encoding mevalonate kinase, with protein MSVVGKSSGKIILMGEHSVVYGQPAIAMPFSAVEITAQVTAQGQALSVACDFYEGLVHKMPKIWESLKHAIRFSLYRIGAPTDPAIHIEISSTIPAERGMGSSAAVAVAVARALFAYYEKDLTDGELWDIVQSSEKIAHGNPSGIDAATTSGKSPVFFIKHQPIEPFELKLRAHLVVADTGVTGNTLEAISDVADLLEKKPEAIKLVEELGNLTRQAKEDLATDQAELLGSRMNQAHALLQKLGVSDPSLDKLVRLAQENGALGAKLTGGGRGGCMIALVRTGQDAQTLAQILTQAGARQTWIQYLGETND; from the coding sequence ATGTCGGTAGTAGGGAAATCAAGCGGTAAAATCATTTTGATGGGAGAACATTCAGTAGTCTATGGTCAGCCTGCTATTGCCATGCCATTTTCTGCTGTGGAAATTACAGCTCAGGTGACTGCCCAAGGTCAGGCACTTAGTGTAGCTTGTGACTTCTATGAAGGCCTGGTTCACAAGATGCCCAAAATATGGGAAAGTCTCAAGCATGCCATCCGTTTCTCACTCTATCGTATTGGTGCGCCGACTGACCCAGCTATTCACATCGAAATCAGCTCCACCATTCCTGCCGAGCGAGGCATGGGGTCTAGTGCTGCGGTGGCAGTAGCCGTTGCCCGCGCCCTCTTTGCCTACTACGAAAAAGACCTGACGGACGGCGAACTCTGGGACATTGTCCAGTCTTCGGAAAAAATTGCTCACGGTAATCCCTCGGGCATTGATGCGGCGACTACCAGTGGCAAGTCCCCCGTCTTCTTTATCAAGCACCAGCCCATCGAACCTTTTGAGCTGAAACTCCGTGCCCACTTGGTAGTGGCTGATACAGGCGTGACGGGAAATACCCTAGAAGCCATTTCAGATGTGGCTGATTTGTTGGAGAAAAAGCCAGAGGCTATCAAGCTAGTAGAAGAACTAGGAAACTTGACCCGACAGGCCAAGGAAGATTTAGCCACAGACCAGGCAGAGCTTCTAGGCAGCAGAATGAACCAAGCTCATGCCCTCCTGCAAAAATTAGGCGTGTCTGATCCTAGCCTAGATAAGCTAGTCCGCCTTGCCCAAGAAAATGGAGCCCTCGGAGCCAAATTAACTGGTGGCGGTCGTGGCGGTTGCATGATTGCTCTTGTTAGAACAGGCCAAGATGCTCAGACTCTTGCTCAAATTCTTACCCAAGCAGGCGCCCGCCAAACCTGGATACAGTACTTAGGAGAAACCAATGACTAA
- a CDS encoding phosphomevalonate kinase yields MKVQVKIPGKLFLAGEYAVVEAGYPAVIAAVDQYLTVTIETSDRGLLHSSQQADLYLTWERKENKIFIQDNHPYALIETAMQVTEEYLTAKGYACHGTYSLSVQSDLDDQTSGAKYGLGSSGAVTVATVKALLTYYGHRPDALLTYKLAALAQTKLGMTGSFGDLAASSFGGLIAYHSLDRSWLLGKMAELSLLDLVESDWQGLSISPIQLPAGLDLLVGWTGLAASTDSLVSRMESQKSQAEKEQIHVQFLADSKTCVEQLIVACQTNDLVSARQAITQNRKLLQDFARGMGLVIETPQLSQLCDLAQTYGAVAKSSGAGGGDCGICLVDSKEQKVAIEKAWQQADILPLQLKITSRE; encoded by the coding sequence ATGAAAGTACAAGTAAAGATACCTGGAAAACTCTTTCTAGCAGGGGAATATGCAGTTGTTGAGGCCGGCTATCCTGCGGTGATTGCGGCGGTTGACCAGTACCTGACCGTCACCATTGAAACAAGTGACCGAGGCCTTCTTCATTCCAGCCAGCAAGCAGATCTCTATCTGACCTGGGAGCGTAAGGAAAATAAGATTTTCATCCAAGATAACCATCCCTATGCTCTGATTGAGACAGCTATGCAGGTAACGGAGGAATATCTGACGGCCAAGGGCTATGCTTGTCATGGAACCTATAGCCTATCTGTACAGTCCGACCTAGATGACCAGACTTCAGGTGCCAAGTATGGTCTGGGGTCGTCAGGGGCAGTAACGGTTGCGACGGTCAAGGCCCTGTTGACCTACTACGGTCACCGACCAGATGCCCTCCTGACCTACAAGCTGGCAGCCTTGGCCCAGACCAAGCTAGGCATGACAGGTTCCTTCGGAGATTTGGCGGCTTCCAGTTTTGGTGGCTTGATCGCCTATCATTCCCTGGACCGTTCTTGGCTTTTAGGGAAAATGGCAGAGCTGTCCCTGCTGGATCTGGTCGAAAGTGATTGGCAAGGTTTGTCTATCAGCCCTATTCAGTTACCTGCAGGCTTAGACCTCTTGGTTGGCTGGACAGGGTTGGCGGCTTCGACGGATAGTCTAGTTTCCCGGATGGAAAGCCAAAAAAGTCAGGCAGAAAAAGAGCAAATTCATGTCCAGTTTCTAGCCGACTCTAAGACCTGTGTAGAGCAGTTGATAGTAGCTTGTCAGACAAATGACTTGGTATCAGCTAGACAGGCTATTACTCAAAACCGCAAACTCTTACAGGATTTTGCGAGAGGAATGGGATTGGTCATTGAAACGCCTCAACTGAGTCAACTCTGTGACCTGGCCCAGACCTATGGAGCGGTGGCCAAATCATCTGGTGCTGGCGGAGGTGACTGCGGCATTTGCTTGGTAGACAGTAAGGAACAAAAAGTAGCGATTGAGAAGGCTTGGCAACAAGCCGACATTCTTCCACTCCAACTAAAGATCACAAGTAGAGAATAA
- the mvaD gene encoding diphosphomevalonate decarboxylase, translated as MTKQTGLARAHTNIALIKYWGKRDKELFLPMNSSLSLTLDAFYTDTKVVFDPELTADEFYLNGILQKEKEILKISRFLDLFCEYIGERAFARVESLNFVPTAAGLASSASAFAALALATATALDLDLSPATLSTLARRGSGSSTRSLFGGFVEWDMGTGSEDSMAHPIDDADWDIGMVVLAVNTGPKKIASREGMDHTVATSPFYSAWVDTAKQDLVDIKAAIASRDFEKLGQITEHNGMKMHATTLSANPPFTYWSADSLVAQEAVRQVREATGLSAYMTMDAGPNVKVLCRASQMDELVAELSKVFPREKIITSKPGPATYVLSEDEWQTSQAAFEKGL; from the coding sequence ATGACTAAACAAACAGGCCTTGCCCGTGCCCATACCAATATTGCCTTGATTAAATACTGGGGAAAACGCGATAAGGAATTATTCCTACCTATGAATTCCAGTTTATCCCTGACCCTTGACGCATTTTATACGGATACCAAGGTTGTTTTTGACCCAGAATTAACTGCCGATGAGTTCTATCTCAACGGAATTTTACAAAAAGAAAAAGAAATTTTAAAAATTTCTCGATTTTTGGATTTGTTTTGCGAATATATAGGTGAAAGGGCATTTGCCCGAGTGGAAAGTCTAAATTTTGTTCCGACTGCGGCTGGTTTGGCAAGCTCAGCATCAGCCTTCGCAGCCCTTGCACTTGCAACCGCAACTGCCTTGGATTTAGATTTGTCACCAGCTACCCTATCAACTCTTGCTCGTAGGGGCTCAGGTTCTAGTACCCGTAGCCTATTCGGTGGATTTGTTGAGTGGGACATGGGGACCGGTTCAGAAGATTCTATGGCCCATCCCATTGATGATGCGGACTGGGATATCGGCATGGTCGTCTTGGCGGTCAATACCGGACCGAAAAAGATTGCTAGTCGAGAGGGAATGGACCACACAGTTGCCACTTCACCATTTTACTCAGCCTGGGTAGATACAGCCAAACAAGACTTGGTGGACATCAAGGCAGCTATTGCTAGCCGTGATTTTGAAAAACTTGGTCAGATTACAGAGCACAATGGCATGAAGATGCATGCGACTACGCTCTCTGCCAATCCACCCTTTACCTACTGGTCAGCCGATAGCCTAGTGGCTCAAGAGGCAGTCCGTCAGGTTCGTGAAGCAACTGGCTTATCAGCCTACATGACCATGGATGCGGGACCAAATGTCAAGGTCCTCTGCCGAGCAAGTCAGATGGATGAGCTAGTAGCTGAATTGTCCAAAGTCTTCCCAAGAGAGAAAATCATCACTAGTAAGCCTGGACCTGCTACCTACGTCCTCAGTGAAGACGAGTGGCAGACCTCACAAGCAGCGTTTGAAAAGGGCTTGTAG